In one Chitinophaga sancti genomic region, the following are encoded:
- a CDS encoding MFS transporter, giving the protein MDQSHGRIYTFHFIMLCLSNALFSASYNMMLPDLPAYLSSMGGEQYKGYILALFTLMAGLSRPFSGKLTDTVGRVPVMIFGAVICVICSLLYPLVSTVAAFLLLRFFHGFSTGFKPTGTAAYVADIVPITRRAEAMGMVGLFSTIGLALGPAIGGYVTSIWNIHVMFQLSAVFALLSVVILVGGMKETLPNKQAFRFSSLKISKSEIFEPLVLAPVIVTFITYYSYGVLFTIIPDFSNYVGLPPASKGMFYTFFTAASISIRLLAGKVSDRYGRLPVLKVATVIMAVGVFTLGVANTPALMLTAAVIYGVSVGLNSPAVTAWTIDLGRPEHKGRALASMYIAQEAGIGIGAYLSAFVYHNDSRLFPVTFYSTAIVTLAATVYLIFIYQNRRMQTVKQFVFSPGKWFQR; this is encoded by the coding sequence ATGGACCAGTCGCACGGGAGGATCTATACCTTTCACTTCATTATGCTATGCCTTAGCAATGCACTGTTTTCCGCCAGCTACAACATGATGCTACCAGACTTGCCTGCTTACCTCAGCAGCATGGGCGGTGAACAATACAAAGGCTACATCCTCGCTTTGTTTACGCTCATGGCAGGGCTATCACGCCCCTTCAGCGGTAAACTTACTGACACTGTGGGCCGTGTTCCTGTCATGATCTTTGGCGCTGTCATCTGCGTGATCTGTAGCCTGCTCTATCCCCTGGTCAGCACTGTTGCTGCCTTTCTATTACTCCGGTTCTTTCATGGTTTCTCTACAGGTTTCAAGCCTACCGGCACTGCTGCCTATGTAGCAGACATTGTACCTATTACCCGCAGGGCGGAAGCGATGGGGATGGTCGGACTTTTCAGTACCATTGGACTTGCGCTGGGCCCGGCTATTGGGGGTTACGTTACGTCTATCTGGAATATACATGTCATGTTCCAGTTATCTGCCGTATTTGCCCTTTTATCAGTCGTGATCCTGGTTGGAGGGATGAAAGAGACCCTGCCTAATAAGCAGGCTTTCCGGTTTTCTTCATTGAAGATTTCCAAATCAGAGATCTTTGAACCACTGGTATTGGCACCGGTGATTGTTACTTTCATTACCTATTACAGCTACGGTGTGCTGTTCACTATTATTCCTGATTTTAGCAATTATGTGGGCCTGCCGCCAGCGAGCAAAGGAATGTTTTATACCTTTTTTACCGCGGCCAGCATTAGTATCCGATTGTTAGCAGGTAAGGTTTCTGACAGGTATGGCAGGCTGCCGGTATTAAAAGTCGCTACGGTCATTATGGCTGTAGGGGTATTTACTTTGGGAGTGGCCAATACACCTGCTCTCATGCTTACTGCCGCAGTGATCTATGGGGTATCTGTTGGATTGAATTCTCCTGCTGTTACTGCATGGACCATCGACCTGGGCAGACCTGAGCACAAAGGACGTGCCCTGGCATCCATGTACATCGCGCAGGAAGCGGGTATTGGTATCGGTGCTTACCTTTCAGCTTTTGTGTATCACAACGATTCCAGGTTATTCCCTGTCACTTTCTATTCTACCGCTATTGTGACACTGGCAGCTACCGTTTACCTGATCTTTATTTATCAGAATCGCCGTATGCAAACTGTGAAACAATTTGTATTTTCACCAGGTAAATGGTTTCAACGATAG
- the kdsB gene encoding 3-deoxy-manno-octulosonate cytidylyltransferase — protein MKKVALIPARYGATRFPGKLMAKLGGKSVILRTYESTVKTGVFDEVMVVTDSEIIYQEIISNGGKAVMSQKEHECGTDRIAEAIADREDVEIIVNVQGDEPFTQKEPLEKLLQVFEGEAGQKVQVASLVQELKDWNQIEDPNYVKVTVDKQFNALFFSRSVIPYPRDTKVDTTYYEHIGIYAFRRKTLLDFTKLPVSPLEAAEKIECLRYLENGIPMKMVVTEYMGVEIDTPEDLLKAEKLL, from the coding sequence ATGAAAAAAGTAGCTTTAATACCTGCCCGCTATGGCGCTACCCGCTTCCCGGGCAAGCTGATGGCAAAACTGGGCGGTAAATCGGTGATCCTCCGCACCTACGAAAGCACCGTGAAAACCGGTGTGTTCGACGAAGTAATGGTAGTCACCGACTCCGAAATAATCTATCAGGAAATCATCAGCAACGGTGGTAAAGCCGTCATGAGCCAGAAGGAGCATGAGTGCGGCACCGACCGTATTGCAGAAGCGATCGCTGACAGAGAAGATGTGGAAATCATCGTAAATGTACAGGGAGATGAACCGTTCACCCAGAAAGAACCACTGGAAAAACTCCTCCAGGTGTTTGAAGGCGAAGCGGGTCAGAAAGTACAGGTCGCTTCCCTGGTGCAGGAACTGAAAGACTGGAACCAGATCGAAGACCCTAACTATGTGAAGGTCACCGTGGACAAACAGTTCAATGCACTTTTCTTTTCCCGTTCAGTGATTCCTTATCCCCGTGATACAAAAGTGGATACCACCTATTATGAGCATATCGGTATCTATGCATTCCGCCGCAAAACCCTGCTGGACTTTACCAAATTACCGGTAAGCCCCCTGGAGGCCGCTGAAAAAATAGAATGCCTGCGCTACCTGGAAAATGGCATTCCCATGAAAATGGTGGTGACTGAGTACATGGGTGTGGAAATCGATACACCGGAAGACCTGCTGAAAGCAGAAAAATTATTGTAA
- a CDS encoding DegT/DnrJ/EryC1/StrS family aminotransferase, translating into MPGYEFFGPEERKEVNDVLETGIFMRYGFDGPRKGIWKAKELEQAISEKLNVGYTQIVSSGTAALTVAMQALGIGAGDEVIMPTFTFVASFECIFSVGATPVLVDVDDTLTLNPKAVEAAITPRTKAVMPVHMCGAMADLDALKAICDKHNLILLEDACQSFGATYKGKALGTIGHAGAFSFDFVKTITCAEGGAIVTNDKDVYVKADGYSDHGHDHLGVDRGADLHPFIGYNFRISELHAAVGLAQVRKLDTFLGIQRKTKKIFKDALSAIPQVSFRRLPDAEGDSATFLAFFLPEESQARAAAAAMKAAGLPAFYWFDNNWHYIRNWEHFKQSTVLSRFAPGLQQAMELYKVKQFPASDAIMSRCICTPINLGWSDAEVAERAEKLVNAVKSAL; encoded by the coding sequence ATGCCCGGATATGAATTTTTTGGACCGGAAGAACGCAAGGAAGTAAATGACGTGCTGGAAACCGGCATCTTTATGCGCTATGGGTTTGACGGCCCACGTAAAGGCATCTGGAAAGCAAAGGAGCTGGAACAAGCCATTTCTGAAAAACTGAATGTTGGATACACACAGATCGTATCCAGTGGTACAGCAGCCCTGACTGTAGCAATGCAGGCCCTGGGCATAGGTGCAGGAGATGAAGTGATCATGCCGACCTTCACATTTGTGGCAAGTTTTGAGTGTATCTTCTCGGTAGGGGCCACCCCGGTGCTGGTAGACGTAGATGATACCCTTACCCTGAACCCTAAAGCGGTTGAGGCAGCAATCACACCACGTACCAAGGCTGTAATGCCTGTACACATGTGCGGTGCAATGGCTGATCTGGATGCGCTGAAGGCAATCTGCGATAAACACAACCTGATCTTACTGGAAGATGCCTGCCAATCTTTTGGTGCAACCTATAAAGGCAAAGCCCTTGGTACCATCGGCCACGCCGGAGCCTTCTCCTTCGACTTCGTAAAGACCATCACCTGCGCTGAAGGTGGCGCCATCGTTACCAACGACAAGGATGTTTATGTAAAAGCAGACGGTTATTCCGATCATGGCCACGATCACCTGGGCGTAGACCGTGGTGCGGACCTGCACCCATTCATCGGGTACAATTTCCGTATTTCTGAACTGCACGCTGCTGTAGGCCTCGCACAGGTTAGAAAACTGGATACCTTCCTGGGCATCCAGCGCAAAACCAAAAAGATCTTCAAAGATGCATTGTCCGCTATTCCACAGGTGAGCTTCCGCCGCCTGCCGGATGCAGAAGGCGACAGTGCTACCTTCCTGGCCTTCTTCCTGCCTGAAGAATCTCAGGCAAGAGCTGCCGCTGCTGCTATGAAAGCGGCCGGTCTGCCTGCCTTCTACTGGTTTGACAACAACTGGCATTATATCCGCAACTGGGAACACTTCAAACAAAGCACGGTGTTGAGCCGTTTCGCTCCGGGCCTGCAACAGGCTATGGAACTGTACAAAGTGAAACAATTCCCTGCTTCTGACGCAATCATGAGCCGTTGCATCTGCACCCCTATCAACTTAGGCTGGAGCGATGCTGAGGTAGCTGAGCGTGCTGAGAAACTGGTAAATGCAGTAAAAAGCGCCCTGTAA
- a CDS encoding hydroxypyruvate isomerase family protein gives MERRKFLQQGTLAGLSTLALSAVTAAAHPSADSLPAVGKPFNLNYAPHDGMFKNSAGSNVLDQIQFMYDQGFRSFEDNGLMNRDVAEQEKIGNLLAKLGMQMGVFVIDGGDNWKTSLTTGKQEFRDTFVKVCRKALETAKRVNAKWATFVPGYFERNLPMGLQTANVIEALRPGAAILEPHGLIMVLEPLSDNADLFLRTAEQSYMVCKAVNSPSCKILYDIYHMQRNTGNLIPVMDLCWEEIAYIQIGDNPGRKEPTTGEINYKNIFKHLHTKGYKGVLGMEHGNANPGKEGEVALIKAYRESDAFL, from the coding sequence ATGGAAAGAAGAAAATTCCTGCAACAGGGTACCCTGGCAGGTCTGTCAACCCTGGCACTCAGTGCTGTTACTGCCGCAGCCCATCCCTCGGCAGACTCATTACCAGCGGTCGGAAAACCTTTTAACCTGAACTATGCGCCCCATGATGGCATGTTTAAGAACAGTGCCGGCAGCAATGTACTGGACCAGATCCAGTTTATGTACGATCAGGGATTCAGGTCCTTTGAAGATAATGGCCTCATGAACCGCGATGTGGCCGAACAGGAAAAGATTGGAAACCTGCTGGCTAAACTGGGTATGCAAATGGGCGTATTTGTGATAGACGGTGGTGACAACTGGAAAACTTCTCTCACCACCGGTAAACAGGAGTTCAGGGATACCTTTGTAAAAGTCTGCCGCAAAGCGCTGGAGACCGCGAAACGCGTAAATGCCAAATGGGCCACATTTGTACCCGGCTATTTTGAGCGGAACCTTCCTATGGGCTTACAAACCGCCAACGTCATTGAAGCACTGCGCCCCGGTGCCGCCATCCTGGAACCACATGGCCTGATAATGGTGCTGGAACCCCTCAGTGATAATGCAGACCTCTTTCTCCGCACAGCAGAACAAAGCTACATGGTGTGCAAAGCTGTGAACAGCCCCAGTTGTAAAATACTCTACGATATTTACCATATGCAGCGCAATACCGGCAACCTGATACCTGTGATGGACCTGTGCTGGGAAGAGATTGCCTATATTCAGATCGGCGATAACCCGGGTAGAAAAGAACCGACTACCGGTGAGATCAATTACAAGAATATCTTCAAGCATTTACATACAAAAGGATACAAGGGAGTACTGGGTATGGAGCATGGCAATGCGAACCCGGGAAAAGAAGGCGAGGTAGCACTGATAAAGGCTTACAGGGAAAGCGATGCGTTCCTGTAA
- a CDS encoding alpha-ketoacid dehydrogenase subunit alpha/beta, whose protein sequence is MYFDRTHISDDELRAFYKALLYPRLVEEKMLLLLRQGKVSKWFSGIGQEAIAVGATLALDEDEWILPLHRNLGVFTTRQMPLQQLFHQWQGSSLGYTKGRERSFHFGSRQHHILGMISHLGPQLSVADGIAMALQMEGEGKVALAFTGEGGTSEGEFHEALNVAAVWGLPVVFLVENNGYGLSTPVTEQFRCDQLVDKAAGYGIRGMRIDGNNILEVYHAVQEAKRHALQEKQPVLIEAVTFRMRGHEEASGIKYVPPALLDYWAQRDPILHFEQFLQYLNLLDASLRESLKQEIDQDIQTALQEQVPAFNLDEELADIYAPAPAPVAPTGAVSEKRFINAIADALHQAMDLHPELILMGQDIAEYGGAFKITEGLVALYGKERVRNTPLCESAIIGAGLGLSVMGYRSMVEMQFADFVSCGFNQIVNNLAKIHYRWGQNANVVVRLPAGGGVGAGPFHSQTNEAWFTHTPGLKVVYPATPEDAKGLLLAALADPNPVLFFEHKALYRSISGPVPDAPYTIEIGKAKVVMEGDDLSIITYGAGVHWALEYALQHPELSLHILDLRSLQPLDYSAIREAVLSTGKVLILHEASLTGGFGGEIAAWISEHCFQLLDAPVMRCASQDTPVPFAAELEAHFQAKSRLHESVQRLVQY, encoded by the coding sequence ATGTACTTCGACCGGACACATATCAGTGATGATGAATTGCGGGCCTTTTACAAAGCCCTGCTATACCCCCGGCTGGTGGAGGAGAAAATGTTATTGCTGCTAAGGCAGGGTAAGGTAAGCAAGTGGTTTTCAGGTATCGGGCAGGAGGCAATTGCTGTAGGCGCAACTTTAGCGCTGGATGAGGATGAATGGATATTACCCCTGCATCGTAACCTGGGTGTATTTACTACGAGACAGATGCCTTTGCAGCAGTTGTTCCATCAGTGGCAGGGCAGTTCGCTGGGATATACCAAGGGCCGGGAACGGTCTTTTCATTTCGGCAGCAGGCAGCATCACATCTTAGGTATGATCTCTCACCTGGGTCCGCAGTTGTCTGTAGCAGATGGCATTGCCATGGCGCTGCAGATGGAGGGAGAGGGCAAGGTAGCCCTGGCTTTTACAGGAGAAGGCGGTACCAGCGAAGGGGAATTTCATGAAGCCCTGAATGTAGCCGCTGTATGGGGTTTACCGGTGGTGTTTTTAGTGGAGAATAACGGCTATGGCCTGAGTACCCCGGTCACGGAGCAGTTCAGGTGTGATCAGCTGGTAGATAAAGCAGCTGGCTATGGTATACGGGGCATGCGTATAGACGGGAATAATATCCTGGAGGTATACCATGCGGTGCAGGAAGCTAAACGGCATGCCCTGCAGGAAAAGCAGCCGGTACTGATCGAGGCGGTCACCTTCAGGATGCGGGGCCATGAGGAAGCCAGCGGAATAAAGTATGTACCCCCTGCCCTGCTGGATTATTGGGCACAGCGGGATCCGATCTTACATTTTGAACAATTCTTACAATATTTAAACCTGCTGGATGCTTCCCTGAGGGAATCGCTGAAACAGGAAATAGACCAGGATATACAGACGGCATTGCAGGAGCAGGTGCCTGCTTTTAACCTGGATGAGGAGCTGGCCGATATATATGCGCCAGCGCCAGCACCGGTAGCTCCGACAGGTGCAGTATCAGAAAAAAGGTTTATCAATGCCATTGCCGATGCCTTGCATCAGGCGATGGATCTGCATCCTGAACTTATTTTGATGGGCCAGGATATTGCGGAATATGGTGGTGCATTTAAGATCACGGAGGGATTGGTGGCATTGTATGGTAAGGAGCGGGTACGCAATACACCGCTTTGTGAGAGTGCGATCATCGGTGCAGGATTGGGCCTGTCTGTAATGGGATACAGGAGTATGGTGGAGATGCAGTTTGCCGACTTTGTAAGCTGTGGATTTAACCAGATTGTGAACAACCTCGCCAAGATCCATTACCGCTGGGGCCAAAATGCCAATGTGGTAGTACGGTTGCCGGCAGGTGGGGGCGTGGGCGCCGGACCTTTTCATTCGCAGACTAATGAGGCCTGGTTTACGCATACACCGGGATTGAAAGTGGTATACCCGGCTACGCCGGAAGATGCGAAAGGCTTATTGCTGGCGGCGCTGGCAGATCCGAACCCGGTATTGTTCTTTGAACATAAAGCTTTGTACAGGAGTATCAGCGGGCCTGTGCCGGATGCACCTTATACGATTGAAATAGGGAAAGCAAAAGTGGTGATGGAGGGAGATGATCTTAGTATCATTACTTATGGCGCGGGTGTGCATTGGGCATTGGAGTATGCGCTTCAGCATCCGGAATTGTCTTTGCATATTCTGGATTTGAGATCATTACAGCCGCTGGACTACAGTGCAATTCGTGAGGCGGTGCTTAGTACAGGGAAAGTGCTGATCTTACACGAGGCCTCCCTGACGGGGGGATTTGGTGGAGAGATAGCGGCCTGGATATCGGAGCATTGCTTTCAATTGCTGGATGCCCCGGTGATGCGTTGTGCTTCACAGGATACGCCGGTACCGTTTGCCGCAGAGCTGGAGGCCCATTTTCAGGCTAAGTCACGGCTGCATGAGAGCGTGCAGCGATTAGTTCAGTATTAA
- a CDS encoding formylglycine-generating enzyme family protein has product MKNKLLVLSLGCMITHSVSGQDNSPPDQPYTATLPGTAVSFKMVPVPAGTFNWGSPVSEKGRKEDEGPRQQVKIGAFWMSAQEVTFDEYDVYADAEKDKTPIPDGMTRPSPPYIDLTLGMGKQGGFPANSMSQYGALSYCRWLYAKTGIFYRLPTEAEWEYACRAGAVTSYPFGKDSAELKKYAWYAGNSGGKYHKVGELQPNAWGLYDMLGNVAEWTLDQYDAHYLEQAPEADPWKQPTSKTPRSIKGGNYQDDASHLRSAARLKSDPDWNRRDPQIPKSKWWNADAPFIGFRIIRPVKQPTKEEAEQFFADVLDKYIGSR; this is encoded by the coding sequence ATGAAAAACAAATTGCTTGTACTGTCGCTCGGCTGTATGATCACGCACAGTGTATCCGGCCAGGACAATAGTCCTCCTGACCAGCCATATACGGCCACCCTTCCTGGTACTGCTGTTTCCTTTAAAATGGTGCCTGTTCCTGCTGGTACCTTCAACTGGGGAAGCCCTGTCTCGGAAAAAGGCAGAAAGGAAGATGAAGGACCCCGTCAGCAGGTAAAAATAGGGGCATTCTGGATGAGCGCACAAGAAGTTACTTTCGACGAGTACGATGTGTATGCAGATGCAGAAAAAGACAAAACCCCCATTCCTGATGGCATGACCCGACCCAGCCCGCCATATATTGACCTGACCCTGGGCATGGGCAAACAGGGTGGTTTCCCGGCAAATAGCATGAGCCAATACGGTGCCCTCAGTTACTGCCGCTGGCTGTATGCAAAAACCGGCATCTTTTATCGCCTGCCTACAGAAGCAGAATGGGAATATGCCTGCCGTGCCGGTGCTGTGACCTCTTATCCTTTTGGCAAGGACAGCGCGGAGCTGAAAAAATATGCCTGGTATGCGGGCAATAGTGGCGGTAAATACCACAAAGTAGGAGAATTGCAACCCAATGCCTGGGGATTGTATGACATGCTGGGCAATGTAGCAGAATGGACCCTTGACCAGTACGATGCACACTATTTAGAACAGGCGCCCGAAGCAGATCCATGGAAGCAGCCTACTTCCAAAACGCCCCGTAGCATCAAAGGGGGTAATTACCAGGATGATGCCTCACACCTGCGCAGTGCGGCCCGCTTAAAATCTGATCCGGACTGGAACAGACGTGACCCCCAGATCCCCAAAAGCAAGTGGTGGAATGCCGATGCTCCTTTTATCGGTTTCCGCATCATTCGCCCTGTGAAGCAACCCACAAAAGAAGAAGCCGAACAGTTCTTTGCTGACGTGCTGGATAAATATATTGGTTCCAGATAA
- a CDS encoding phage holin family protein — protein MNFLIRLLISALAAMATAYVLPGVKINSFSTALVLAIVLAILNLLVKPVLILLTLPVTIVTLGLFLLVINAVIIMIASSLVSGFKVDGFIWALLFSLVLTVVTGIMNSLAGTNPND, from the coding sequence ATGAATTTTCTGATCCGCCTGTTAATAAGCGCCCTCGCAGCCATGGCTACTGCCTATGTGTTACCTGGTGTTAAGATTAACAGCTTTAGTACCGCCCTGGTACTGGCTATTGTATTGGCTATACTAAACCTGTTGGTAAAGCCTGTTTTAATCCTGCTGACATTGCCCGTGACTATTGTTACCCTGGGTCTGTTCCTGCTGGTGATTAATGCTGTCATTATAATGATTGCGAGCTCACTGGTATCCGGATTCAAAGTAGACGGGTTTATATGGGCGCTGTTATTCAGTCTTGTACTGACCGTTGTTACAGGGATTATGAACAGCCTGGCAGGTACCAATCCGAATGATTGA
- a CDS encoding iron-containing alcohol dehydrogenase family protein, protein MKFRNFKMVDYVVFGRGCFDQLDEILAPKRKGDAPMIFFVDHFFQGNDAFAKRVPVRGKDKIIYIDVTDEPKTKYVDKVRDQLKAEFGEVSGIIGIGGGSVMDMAKAVSLMMKNPGSSADYQGWDLVKFPGVYKVGIPTISGTGAEVSRTCVLTGPTRKLGMNSDFTPFDQIVLDPELIRGVPKNQMFYTAMDCYIHCIESLTGTYLNAFSRSYGEESLRLCQEVFLQKEQWDDDADEKLMMASYAGGMSIAYSQVGVAHAVSYGLAYLLGTKHGIGNCIVFDKLEEFYPEGVVEFKEMVKKHNIDIPQGITKGLTDEQFNIMIDVSLGMAPLWENALGKDWKEKMTRERLRALYERL, encoded by the coding sequence ATGAAATTCAGGAACTTTAAGATGGTAGACTACGTGGTATTTGGCCGCGGATGTTTTGATCAACTGGATGAAATATTGGCTCCTAAACGTAAGGGAGATGCTCCAATGATATTTTTCGTGGACCATTTCTTTCAGGGAAATGACGCTTTCGCTAAGCGCGTTCCGGTTAGAGGCAAGGACAAAATCATTTACATAGACGTTACCGACGAACCTAAAACCAAATACGTTGACAAAGTTAGAGATCAACTGAAAGCGGAATTTGGGGAAGTAAGCGGTATCATCGGTATTGGTGGCGGTTCCGTAATGGACATGGCCAAAGCAGTATCCCTGATGATGAAGAACCCGGGTTCTTCTGCTGACTACCAGGGCTGGGACCTGGTGAAATTCCCAGGCGTTTACAAAGTAGGCATTCCTACCATTTCCGGTACCGGTGCTGAAGTAAGCCGTACCTGTGTGCTGACAGGCCCTACCCGTAAACTGGGTATGAACTCTGACTTTACCCCATTCGATCAGATCGTACTGGATCCTGAACTGATCAGGGGCGTACCTAAGAACCAGATGTTCTATACCGCCATGGATTGCTATATCCACTGTATTGAATCCCTGACCGGTACTTACCTCAATGCCTTCAGCCGCTCTTATGGCGAAGAATCCCTGCGCCTTTGCCAGGAAGTCTTCCTGCAAAAAGAACAGTGGGATGACGATGCTGATGAGAAACTGATGATGGCATCTTATGCCGGTGGCATGAGTATCGCGTATTCTCAGGTGGGTGTAGCACACGCTGTGAGCTACGGACTGGCTTACCTGCTGGGCACCAAGCACGGTATCGGTAACTGTATCGTGTTCGACAAGCTGGAAGAGTTCTACCCTGAAGGCGTAGTGGAATTCAAGGAAATGGTGAAGAAACACAACATCGACATTCCACAGGGTATTACCAAAGGACTGACCGATGAGCAGTTCAACATCATGATCGATGTATCCCTGGGCATGGCTCCGCTGTGGGAAAATGCACTGGGTAAAGACTGGAAAGAGAAGATGACAAGAGAAAGACTGAGAGCACTCTACGAAAGACTGTAA
- a CDS encoding YybH family protein, translated as MRFILYLILLTAPSIAVLAQAPDSDIRQLLRVQTDTWNQGNIEGFMQTYWQSDSLVFVGSHGPTYGWKATLERYKKSYPDTAAMGKLDFNILEIRTLEKNLCFVVGKWHLKRSVGDLQGAYTLLIKRIKGQWKIIADHSS; from the coding sequence ATGCGTTTTATACTGTATCTTATCCTGTTGACAGCCCCTTCTATAGCTGTACTGGCGCAGGCTCCGGATAGTGATATTCGTCAGTTGCTGAGGGTGCAAACCGATACCTGGAATCAGGGTAATATTGAGGGCTTTATGCAAACGTACTGGCAATCAGATTCTTTGGTATTTGTGGGTAGCCATGGGCCAACTTATGGCTGGAAAGCGACTTTGGAGCGATATAAGAAATCATACCCTGATACGGCAGCTATGGGCAAACTGGATTTTAATATATTGGAAATCAGGACATTGGAAAAGAATCTTTGCTTTGTAGTGGGGAAATGGCATTTGAAAAGAAGTGTGGGGGATTTGCAGGGGGCATATACCTTATTAATAAAGAGGATAAAGGGGCAGTGGAAGATTATTGCAGATCATAGTAGTTAG
- a CDS encoding glycoside hydrolase family 25 protein — translation MAKSRGKKGWALFIFIFQMVVIIAAGLIYYQLRTGRLNFVRYAEFGIDMPVDYEIHGIDVSKFQKNINWEAVEQMQVDKIHITFAFIKATEGITRQDGNFKQNWSRAKKAGVVRGAYHFFYATRDPLKQAINFQNVVQLEPGDLPPVLDIEVSNGQPPAVIRSTARVWLEEMKKAYGVKPIIYTNVHFYETYLGDEFDDYPLWVAHYYRKKKPASERNWLFWQHNDGGRVNGISTAVDFNVFRGDSLAFRKLLIRAKKH, via the coding sequence GTGGCAAAATCCAGAGGAAAAAAAGGTTGGGCACTGTTTATCTTCATCTTTCAAATGGTGGTTATTATCGCCGCCGGTCTCATATATTACCAGTTAAGAACAGGAAGACTCAACTTTGTCAGGTATGCGGAGTTTGGAATCGATATGCCTGTTGACTATGAAATACATGGGATCGACGTCTCGAAATTCCAGAAGAATATAAACTGGGAAGCCGTAGAGCAGATGCAGGTGGACAAGATCCACATAACTTTTGCGTTTATCAAGGCAACAGAAGGCATAACCCGGCAGGATGGCAATTTTAAACAGAACTGGTCCAGGGCTAAAAAGGCAGGAGTGGTGCGCGGTGCCTATCACTTCTTTTACGCTACCCGCGATCCGCTCAAGCAAGCCATTAATTTCCAGAACGTAGTACAATTGGAGCCGGGCGACCTGCCACCAGTACTGGATATTGAAGTGAGTAATGGCCAGCCGCCCGCCGTGATCAGGAGTACTGCCCGCGTATGGCTGGAAGAAATGAAGAAAGCATATGGCGTAAAACCCATCATTTATACGAACGTACATTTTTACGAAACATATCTTGGCGATGAATTTGATGACTATCCACTGTGGGTAGCCCACTATTACCGGAAAAAGAAACCAGCATCAGAAAGGAATTGGCTCTTCTGGCAGCACAACGACGGAGGCCGGGTAAATGGCATATCAACCGCCGTTGATTTCAATGTATTCAGAGGAGATAGCCTGGCATTCAGAAAGTTATTAATCCGCGCAAAAAAGCACTAA